From Kogia breviceps isolate mKogBre1 chromosome 2, mKogBre1 haplotype 1, whole genome shotgun sequence, one genomic window encodes:
- the RUFY4 gene encoding LOW QUALITY PROTEIN: RUN and FYVE domain-containing protein 4 (The sequence of the model RefSeq protein was modified relative to this genomic sequence to represent the inferred CDS: substituted 4 bases at 4 genomic stop codons) — MRRENSKSNCHYLIGCXAGHESLPRQKTLEKAVQSPQSQMTGSGYSALLSMPQPARPSQTHKESRHFQILVAEGAVFKMTSDLKGLMSTILPTELHRLCGCLEQVLQFDQKEQKSFLRPRKGYWDFLCTAPSWQRGATEPVYFVHSQDKVSTLLGKGRAFIRFCLVHGQLAESLQLCFLNPELSREWYGPWSPLVCPELQEDILDSLYALSLHGLQTTKEQAQHQEQLLKEQEGVLKALQEQLRSVCVLTSAAGGIASLPGGAPCQAEAQPSSDTDAVLFPSQPSLPSVPGCQEERARLQAGLGQKXQEAERKGAVYEEEIGEXQDPVRAMKRRLLELIREKDNLXQKVQHLSSLSSLAPGCCVVCNKIFGRLSRQYLCRFCGGPVCHACSPSVDFKKKECYCPPCSQRREAQVL; from the exons ATGAGGAGAGAGAACTCGAAGAGCAATTGCCACTACCTCATCG GGTGCTAGGCTGGGCATGAGTCACTTCCCAGGCAGAAAACTCTGGAAAAGGCTGTGCAGAGCCCTCAATCACAAATGACAGGCTCAGGCTACAGTGCTCTGCTTTCCATGCCCCAACCAGCCAGGCCTTCCCAG ACCCACAAGGAATCACGTCATTTTCAAATACTCGTGGCAGAAGGGGCTGTCTTCAAGATGACCAGTGACCTGAAGG GTCTGATGTCCACCATCCTCCCCACTGAACTGCACAGACTCTGTGGCTGCCTGGAGCAAGTGCTGCAG TTTGACCAGAAAGAGCAGAAGAGCTTCCTGAGGCCTCGGAAGGGTTACTGGGACTTCCTCTGCACGGCCCCGTCGTGGCAGCGTGGGGCCACGGAGCCAGTCTACTTTGTCCACTCACAGGACAAGGTATC GACCCTGCTGGGAAAAGGCCGAGCCTTCATCCGCTTCTGTCTTGTCCACGGACAGCTGGCCGAGTCCCTGCAGCTCTGTTTCCTGAACCCAGAGCTAAGCAG GGAGTGGTATGGCCCCTGGAGCCCTCTGGTGTGCCCTGAACTCCAGGAAGACATCCTGGACTCCCTCTACGCTCTGAGTTT ACATGGGCTCCAGACAACCAAGGAGCAGGCCCAGCACCAGGAACAGCTGCTGAAGGAGCAGGAAGGGGTGCTGAAGGCACTGCAGGAACAGCTCCGCAG tgtgtgtgtgctcacttCAGCAGCAGGGGGCATCGCCAGCCTCCCTGGTGGGGCCCCCTGTCAGGCAGAGGCCCAGCCCAGCTCAGACACAGACGCCGTGCTTTTCCCTTCACAACCCAGTCTTCCTTCTGTGCCCGGGtgtcaggaggagagggcccGGCTGCAGGCGGGGCTGGGGCAGAAATAACAGGAGGCTGAAAGGAAGGGTGCCGTGTATGAGGAGGAGATTGGCGAGTAGCAGGACCCGGTCCGAGCCATGAAGAGGCGGCTGCTGGAGCTGATTCG AGAGAAGGATAACCTGTGACAGAAGGTCCagcatctctcttccctctcttccttggcCCCTGGATGCTGTGTTGTCTGTAACAAGATCTTTGGTCGGCTGTCTCGGCAGTACCTGTGTAG GTTCTGCGGAGGCCCGGTTTGCCATGCCTgctct ccctctgtggatTTTAAGAAGAAGGAGTGCTACTGCCCACCCTGCTCCCAGAGGAGAGAAGCCCAGGTCCTCTGA
- the CXCR2 gene encoding C-X-C chemokine receptor type 2 translates to MEGFNWENYSDEDFGNYSYNTDLPSILPDSAPCQPESLDINKYAVVVIYALVFLLSLLGNSLVMLVILYSRVGRSVTDVYLLNLAMADLLFALTLPIWATSKAKGWIFGTPLCKVVSLLKEVNFYSGILLLVCISMDRYLAIVHATRVLTQKRHWVRFICLGVWVLSLILALPIFVFRRAIHPPYSSPVCYEDMGANTTKWRMVMRVLPQTFGFLLPLLVMLICYGLTLRTLFAAHMGQKHRAMRVIFAVVLVFLLCWLPYNLVLVADTLMRVRVIAETCERRNDIGRALDATEILGFLHSCLNPLIYVFIGQKFRHGLLRIMAIHGLVSKEFLVKDGRPSFVGSSSGNTSTTL, encoded by the coding sequence ATGGAAGGATTTAACTGGGAAAACTACAGTGATGAAGATTTTGGTAATTACAGTTACAACACTGACCTGCCCTCTATTCTACCAGACTCTGCCCCATGCCAGCCGGAATCTCTGGATATCAACAAGTATGCCGTGGTCGTCATCTATGCCCTGGTCTTCCTGCTGAGCCTCCTGGGAAACTCCCTGGTGATGCTGGTCATCTTATACAGCCGGGTGGGCCGCTCTGTCACCGATGTCTACCTGCTGAACCTGGCCATGGCTGACCTGCTCTTCGCCCTGACCTTGCCTATCTGGGCCACCTCCAAGGCAAAGGGCTGGATCTTTGGCACACCCCTGTGCAAGGTGGTCTCACTCCTGAAGGAAGTCAACTTCTACAGTGGTATTCTACTGCTGGTCTGCATCAGCATGGACCGCTACCTGGCCATCGTCCACGCCACACGCGTGCTGACCCAGAAGCGGCACTGGGTCAGGTTCATATGTTTAGGCGTCTGGGTCCTGTCCTTGATCCTGGCCCTGCCCATCTTCGTCTTCCGAAGGGCCATCCACCCACCCTATTCCAGCCCAGTCTGCTACGAGGACATGGGTGCCAATACAACAAAATGGCGGATGGTGATGCGGGTCCTGCCCCAGACCTTTGGCTTCCTCCTGCCCCTGCTGGTCATGCTAATCTGCTACGGACTCACCCTGCGCACGCTCTTTGCGGCCCACATGGGGCAGAAGCACCGGGCCATGCGGGTCATCTTTGCTGTCGTGCTCGTCTTCCTGCTCTGCTGGCTGCCCTACAACCTGGTCCTCGTGGCAGACACCCTCATGAGGGTCCGGGTGATCGCGGAGACCTGTGAGCGCCGCAATGACATTGGCCGGGCCCTGGATGCCACCGAGATCCTGGGCTTCCTCCACAGCTGCCTCAATCCTCTCATCTACGTCTTCATTGGCCAGAAGTTTCGCCACGGACTCCTCAGGATCATGGCCATTCATGGCCTGGTCAGCAAGGAGTTCTTGGTCAAGGACGGCAGGCCTTCCTTTGTTGGCTCTTCTTCAGGGAACACTTCTACTACCCTCTGA